One window from the genome of Acidihalobacter ferrooxydans encodes:
- a CDS encoding phosphoheptose isomerase, whose amino-acid sequence MNPRIQQHFTDSIATKQRALEVLAEPIERAAQRMTQAIIEGHKILSCGNGGSAGDAQHFSSEMLNRFERERRGLPAIALSTDTSTLTSIANDYSYAQVFARQVRALGTPGDLLLGISTSGRSPNVVEAVDAAHEQGMHAIALTGRDGGALRERLTGADIEIRVPSEVTARLQEVHLLVIHCLCDLIDSQLFGEP is encoded by the coding sequence GTGAATCCACGCATCCAGCAGCATTTCACCGACAGCATCGCAACCAAGCAACGCGCCCTCGAAGTGCTCGCCGAGCCCATCGAACGCGCCGCCCAACGCATGACCCAGGCCATCATCGAGGGACATAAAATTCTCAGCTGCGGCAACGGCGGTTCGGCCGGCGACGCCCAGCACTTTTCCTCGGAAATGCTCAACCGCTTCGAACGCGAGCGCCGTGGCCTGCCCGCCATCGCCCTGTCCACGGACACCTCCACCCTCACCTCGATCGCCAACGACTACAGCTACGCGCAGGTATTCGCCCGCCAGGTGCGCGCGCTGGGCACACCCGGCGACCTGCTGCTCGGCATTTCCACCTCCGGCCGCTCGCCGAACGTGGTCGAAGCGGTCGACGCCGCGCACGAGCAGGGCATGCACGCCATCGCGCTCACCGGTCGCGACGGCGGCGCCCTGCGCGAGCGCCTGACCGGCGCCGACATCGAAATTCGCGTACCGTCCGAGGTCACCGCCCGCCTCCAGGAAGTTCATCTGCTGGTCATCCACTGCCTGTGCGACCTGATCGACAGCCAACTGTTCGGCGAACCCTGA